From one Streptococcus pneumoniae genomic stretch:
- a CDS encoding sulfite exporter TauE/SafE family protein, translated as MTEQMILHLIQALLVGLILWIAWTIFSYAKKHQIHLRDRFWTGFGIGFVTDLLDTLGIGTFATTTTLFKATKLVEDDRKIPATMTTAHIIPVLVEALLFITIVQVDLVTLVAMATAAFSGAFVGARVTQHWNTQKVQRILGILLVIAALFMVYRMVTNPGADLTNDVRGLSGWKLLLGIVFDFIVGMLMSMGLGNYAPELIFFSLMGISPAIALPVMMLNAAMIMTAGAKQFIQSGRVNWPGVLGIIVGGVFGVLTAAKFLSSLDINNLKILVVFIASYTGLTLLRASFVSQIKEKK; from the coding sequence ATGACAGAACAAATGATTTTACACCTTATTCAAGCCCTATTGGTAGGGCTGATTTTGTGGATAGCTTGGACTATCTTTTCTTATGCGAAAAAGCACCAGATTCACCTGCGTGACCGTTTTTGGACCGGTTTTGGGATTGGCTTTGTTACTGATTTGCTCGATACCTTGGGCATCGGGACCTTTGCGACCACTACGACCTTGTTTAAAGCGACTAAGCTAGTGGAAGATGACAGGAAGATTCCTGCAACTATGACAACGGCCCATATCATTCCCGTCTTGGTAGAAGCGCTGCTCTTTATCACCATTGTCCAAGTGGACTTGGTGACCTTGGTAGCTATGGCGACGGCTGCTTTTTCTGGAGCTTTTGTTGGAGCCAGAGTCACCCAGCACTGGAACACCCAAAAGGTTCAGCGGATTCTAGGGATTTTGCTGGTCATTGCTGCGCTCTTTATGGTCTATCGCATGGTGACTAATCCTGGAGCGGACTTGACCAATGATGTGCGAGGCTTGTCAGGTTGGAAACTGCTTCTTGGGATTGTATTTGACTTTATCGTGGGGATGCTGATGAGTATGGGATTAGGCAATTATGCACCGGAGCTGATTTTCTTCTCGCTGATGGGGATTAGTCCCGCCATTGCACTTCCTGTAATGATGTTAAATGCGGCTATGATTATGACAGCAGGTGCCAAGCAATTTATCCAGTCGGGGCGTGTCAACTGGCCGGGTGTCCTTGGGATTATTGTCGGTGGTGTCTTTGGAGTGTTGACAGCTGCCAAGTTTTTGAGCAGTTTAGATATCAATAACTTGAAAATTCTTGTCGTCTTCATCGCTTCCTACACAGGCTTGACCTTGCTGCGTGCATCATTTGTATCACAAATAAAGGAGAAAAAATGA
- a CDS encoding aminoacyltransferase — MYHYKLGINAQEHDNFVIASPQTNLLQSSAWAKIKDNWGNERVGFYKDEQLVAVASILIRPLPLGFSMFYIPRGPIMDYTDQELAAFVLKSLKKIGKEKKALFIKFDPSLFLTKAGVDQERTDQTETLSIIDTLTQQSAKWVGRTDQLDDTIQPRFHANLYRELFDESHFSKNTRQTIRTARNKDIQILFGALDLLDDFANLMKKTENRKSIHLRGKDYYQKLLETYKDSSYITLARLDINERLSKLQKELEKAQTEASRFTDKTKPGKIETNKQNQERLQEEIEFLTEKQQQGLHIIPLAGTLSLEFGGTSENIYAGMDEEYRRYQPALLTWYETAQHAFERGATWQNMGGIENNMDGGLYHFKSKFQPIIEEYAGEFNLPTSPLYALFNLAYTLRKKMKKRS, encoded by the coding sequence ATGTATCACTACAAACTAGGCATTAATGCCCAAGAACACGATAATTTTGTCATTGCAAGCCCTCAAACCAACTTGCTGCAAAGTAGCGCCTGGGCAAAAATCAAAGACAACTGGGGAAATGAACGAGTAGGATTTTACAAAGACGAGCAATTAGTCGCTGTGGCATCCATTCTCATCCGTCCGCTCCCACTTGGCTTTTCCATGTTTTATATCCCCCGTGGACCGATTATGGATTACACAGACCAAGAGCTCGCAGCCTTCGTTCTTAAATCCCTCAAAAAAATCGGAAAAGAAAAAAAAGCACTCTTTATCAAATTTGATCCTAGCCTATTTCTTACTAAAGCTGGCGTGGACCAAGAACGGACAGACCAAACAGAGACGCTCTCTATTATTGATACATTGACGCAACAAAGCGCTAAATGGGTAGGACGTACCGATCAGCTCGATGATACCATTCAACCCCGCTTTCACGCCAATCTCTACCGCGAACTCTTTGATGAAAGTCATTTTTCTAAAAATACCCGACAAACTATCCGCACTGCACGAAACAAAGATATTCAGATTCTTTTTGGGGCACTTGATTTACTGGATGATTTTGCCAATCTGATGAAAAAAACAGAAAATCGCAAAAGTATTCACTTGCGTGGCAAAGATTATTACCAAAAATTATTAGAAACTTATAAGGATTCTTCGTATATCACACTTGCTCGTCTCGATATTAACGAACGACTAAGCAAACTTCAAAAAGAACTTGAGAAAGCTCAAACTGAAGCAAGCCGTTTTACCGATAAAACCAAACCGGGAAAAATTGAAACTAACAAACAAAATCAAGAACGACTCCAAGAAGAAATAGAGTTTCTAACAGAAAAACAGCAACAAGGACTTCATATCATTCCTCTTGCTGGTACTTTAAGCTTAGAGTTTGGAGGAACTTCGGAAAATATCTACGCTGGTATGGACGAAGAATACCGCCGCTATCAGCCTGCCCTCCTCACTTGGTACGAAACAGCGCAACATGCCTTTGAGCGTGGCGCCACTTGGCAAAATATGGGGGGGATTGAAAATAACATGGACGGCGGACTCTATCACTTCAAATCCAAATTCCAACCCATCATCGAAGAATACGCTGGAGAATTTAATCTTCCGACCTCTCCACTATATGCGCTCTTTAACCTTGCCTATACCCTTCGTAAAAAGATGAAAAAGCGTTCCTAA
- a CDS encoding cation-translocating P-type ATPase, with product MSTEQKRQAFYTQDADLVLRELDASEKGLSSSEAKKRLETYGRNELEEGEKRSLLAKFLDQFKDMMIVILLIAAILSVVTSGGEDIADAIIILAVVIINAIFGVYQEGKAEEAIEALKSMSSPAARVLRDGHMTEIDSKELVPGDIVSLEAGDVVPADMRLLEANSLKIEEAALTGESVPVEKDVRVTLAEDAGIGDRVNMAFQNSNVTYGRGLGVVVNTGMFTEVGHIAGMLQDADETDTPLKQNLNNLSKVLTYVILVIAAITFAVAVFIRGEHPLTGLLTSVALAVAAIPEGLPAIVTIVLSLGTQVLAKRNSIVRKLPAVETLGSTEIIASDKTGTLTMNKMTVEKVYYNGHLADAKEVIEAGLDLPLLGAVVLANDTKIDADGKLIGDPTETAFIQYALDKAYDVKGFLAQYPRVAELPFDSDRKLMSTVHPLPDGKFFVAVKGAPDQLLHRSTMVDMVGVVTPMTDEIAADIKANNSEMAHQALRVLAGAYKIVDSIPAELTTETLESDLIFTGLIGMIDPERAEAAEAVRVAKEAGIRPIMITGDHQDTAEAIAKRLGIIEANDTEDHVLTGAELNNLSDEEFEKVVGQYSVYARVSPEHKVRIVKAWQNQGKVVAMTGDGVNDAPALKTADIGIGMGITGTEVSKGASDMVLADDNFATIIVAVEEGRKVFSNIQKTIQYLLSANTAEVLTIFLATLFGWDVLQPVHLLWINLVTDTFPAIALGVEPAEPGVMSHKPRGRKSSFFSGGVMSSIIYQGLLQGALVLGVYGYAIANPVHVGDMKAIHADALTMAFATLGLIQLFHAYNVKSVYQSILTVGPFKSKTFNWSILVSFILLAATIVIEPLEAIFHVTHLDLSQWGVVLIGSFSMIIIVEIVKFVQRKLGMDKNAI from the coding sequence ATGTCAACAGAACAAAAGCGACAAGCTTTTTACACCCAAGATGCTGATCTTGTCTTGCGTGAGTTAGATGCGAGCGAAAAAGGTTTATCGAGCAGCGAAGCCAAGAAACGGCTTGAAACGTACGGTCGTAACGAGTTAGAAGAGGGCGAAAAACGCTCGCTTCTCGCTAAATTCCTAGACCAGTTTAAGGATATGATGATTGTCATCTTATTGATTGCAGCGATTTTATCCGTTGTGACATCAGGTGGTGAGGATATTGCAGATGCCATTATCATCTTGGCCGTGGTCATCATTAATGCAATCTTTGGAGTTTATCAAGAAGGTAAAGCTGAAGAAGCCATCGAAGCTTTGAAATCTATGTCTAGTCCAGCTGCGCGTGTCTTGCGTGATGGCCATATGACGGAAATTGATTCCAAAGAATTAGTGCCAGGTGATATCGTTAGCCTTGAGGCAGGGGATGTGGTACCAGCAGATATGCGCTTGCTTGAAGCCAACTCTTTGAAGATTGAAGAAGCAGCGCTGACAGGTGAGTCTGTACCAGTTGAAAAAGATGTCCGTGTGACACTGGCCGAAGATGCAGGGATCGGTGACCGTGTCAATATGGCCTTCCAAAATTCTAATGTGACCTACGGTCGTGGACTTGGTGTGGTCGTAAACACGGGTATGTTTACTGAAGTTGGACATATCGCAGGGATGCTCCAAGATGCGGATGAAACCGATACACCGCTCAAGCAGAACCTTAACAATTTATCAAAAGTCTTGACCTACGTGATTTTGGTCATTGCAGCGATCACCTTTGCCGTTGCGGTCTTTATCCGTGGTGAGCATCCATTGACAGGTCTTTTGACCTCAGTTGCCCTTGCAGTTGCTGCCATTCCAGAAGGACTACCAGCCATCGTAACCATTGTCTTGTCCCTTGGAACTCAGGTGCTTGCGAAACGTAATTCGATTGTCCGTAAGTTGCCAGCGGTGGAAACACTTGGTTCTACTGAGATTATCGCATCTGACAAGACGGGTACCTTGACCATGAACAAGATGACCGTGGAAAAAGTTTATTACAACGGTCACTTGGCAGACGCCAAGGAAGTGATTGAAGCAGGACTTGACTTGCCACTTCTCGGTGCAGTTGTTCTTGCCAATGATACCAAGATTGATGCGGATGGAAAACTGATCGGGGACCCGACAGAGACTGCCTTCATCCAATACGCACTTGATAAAGCATACGATGTGAAAGGCTTCCTAGCCCAATATCCCCGTGTGGCAGAGTTGCCATTTGATTCAGACCGTAAGCTCATGTCAACCGTTCACCCATTGCCAGACGGCAAATTCTTTGTGGCAGTGAAGGGAGCACCGGACCAACTTTTACACCGTTCAACCATGGTCGATATGGTTGGTGTTGTGACTCCAATGACAGATGAGATTGCTGCAGATATCAAAGCAAACAACTCTGAAATGGCCCACCAAGCCCTCCGTGTCCTTGCTGGTGCTTATAAGATTGTGGATAGCATTCCAGCAGAACTCACGACGGAAACGCTTGAAAGCGACTTGATCTTTACAGGCTTGATTGGGATGATTGACCCTGAACGTGCAGAGGCCGCTGAAGCTGTTCGTGTCGCAAAAGAAGCAGGAATCCGTCCAATCATGATTACGGGTGACCACCAAGATACAGCAGAAGCGATTGCCAAGCGCCTTGGAATCATCGAAGCAAATGATACAGAAGACCACGTTTTGACAGGTGCGGAGTTGAACAACTTATCCGATGAAGAATTTGAAAAAGTCGTTGGTCAATACTCTGTTTATGCCCGTGTGTCACCTGAGCATAAGGTGCGTATCGTCAAAGCATGGCAAAACCAAGGTAAGGTCGTTGCCATGACAGGAGACGGGGTAAATGACGCTCCAGCTCTGAAAACAGCCGACATCGGTATCGGTATGGGAATTACAGGTACAGAAGTATCAAAAGGTGCCTCTGATATGGTCCTTGCCGATGACAACTTTGCAACCATTATCGTAGCCGTAGAAGAAGGACGGAAGGTCTTCTCTAATATCCAAAAAACCATTCAATACCTCCTTTCAGCAAATACTGCTGAGGTCTTGACCATCTTCCTTGCGACCCTCTTTGGTTGGGATGTACTACAGCCTGTCCACCTCTTGTGGATTAACTTGGTAACCGATACCTTCCCAGCGATTGCGCTCGGTGTTGAGCCAGCTGAACCTGGTGTCATGAGCCACAAACCTCGTGGACGCAAGTCAAGCTTCTTCTCAGGCGGTGTCATGAGCTCTATCATTTATCAAGGTCTGCTACAAGGTGCCTTGGTACTTGGAGTCTACGGTTATGCTATTGCAAATCCAGTCCATGTGGGTGATATGAAAGCCATTCATGCAGACGCACTTACCATGGCATTTGCAACCCTTGGCTTGATTCAGCTCTTCCATGCTTACAACGTCAAGTCTGTTTACCAGTCAATCTTGACAGTTGGTCCATTCAAGTCTAAGACCTTCAACTGGTCTATCCTTGTATCCTTCATTCTTCTGGCTGCAACGATTGTGATTGAGCCACTAGAAGCAATTTTCCACGTGACCCATCTTGACCTCAGCCAATGGGGTGTCGTCCTCATCGGAAGTTTCTCTATGATTATCATTGTAGAAATTGTCAAGTTCGTCCAACGGAAATTAGGCATGGATAAGAACGCGATTTAA
- a CDS encoding DUF2785 domain-containing protein encodes MVYNSLGRGLFEGLFTREQFQLLLEESLRRDSLLYKIDEIGLPTLTRSFTALLLGHLVEVSNLPDSPYVQLLSKEAYQTICQKTYDYLAKEQDFTGYLQDHGWVHAVAHGADLLVALVCHPYFEQEDWEQIFPFLTAIFKRLPQRSVLWTMRNGAWRASSMRESNVDI; translated from the coding sequence TTGGTTTACAATAGTCTAGGGCGGGGCTTGTTTGAAGGTTTGTTTACGAGGGAGCAATTTCAATTGTTATTGGAGGAGAGTTTGCGGAGGGACTCTCTGCTCTACAAGATAGACGAGATTGGGCTTCCGACTTTGACGCGGTCCTTTACAGCCTTACTCTTGGGACATCTTGTAGAAGTCAGCAACTTACCGGACAGTCCTTATGTTCAGCTCTTGTCAAAGGAAGCCTATCAGACGATTTGCCAGAAAACCTACGATTATCTAGCAAAGGAGCAGGATTTTACAGGCTATTTACAAGACCATGGCTGGGTTCATGCTGTTGCTCACGGGGCGGATTTGTTGGTAGCTCTGGTCTGCCATCCCTACTTTGAACAAGAAGATTGGGAGCAGATTTTTCCCTTTCTGACCGCAATTTTTAAGCGTTTGCCTCAGCGCAGCGTTTTGTGGACGATGAGGAATGGCGCTTGGCGCGCGTCATCTATGAGGGAATCAAATGTGGACATTTAG
- a CDS encoding heavy metal translocating P-type ATPase — MFKTKQGILFVGGSLLLGLGLVLDYFENVWSVSVLFVSIFLLGYPIAKDVVFEMLETRDLQVDFLMIISALGAMLIGAFHEAAILLFIFAGSEILEDYVYQKSLKTMESLMSQIPQQATVVREDGATVVCALDEIQKGETILVKKGEKISLDGCAKEAMLVDESLLTGESIPVSKEIGDEVFAGTLNLGEASIYEVTKTSDESVFSRILDLVQEATETRSKRDQVIHHMQKAYVIAVLITVVVFVSCLMLFQQLSFSQAFYRGMILLTVASPCALIASITPAMLSSMSFGAKNGILIKNGDSLDKMRQLTVLCSDKTGTLTKGEFQVYACHLDEPELLPMICYMERQSSHPLAKALLAHFKEGDQAYQGFFETVEEIAGQGLRMEEIYVGNQALVKEFTDQYGYLKRESQGTLLFIAHHQAIVGYIELVDTVRPDAKGMVQDFAQAGVKVVMLTGDRENAAVFAAQQLGIQHYQAGCMPEDKLTYLNQEKGEQAVVAMIGDGINDAPILAHADLSIAMGGGVDIAMDVSDVIITHNHLEKISLLYHLSKEYGKITRMNIFFSIAVIVTLIMLNILGLLDLTQGVFFHEISTILVIVNGLRLLTFKR, encoded by the coding sequence ATGTTCAAGACAAAACAAGGAATCTTATTTGTAGGAGGTAGTCTCTTATTGGGACTGGGCTTGGTGTTGGATTACTTTGAGAATGTGTGGAGTGTTTCTGTTCTCTTTGTATCCATTTTCTTATTAGGCTATCCTATTGCCAAAGATGTTGTCTTTGAAATGCTAGAGACAAGGGATTTGCAGGTGGATTTTTTGATGATTATATCTGCACTTGGGGCGATGCTGATAGGGGCTTTTCATGAAGCAGCAATCCTCTTGTTCATTTTTGCAGGTTCAGAAATCTTAGAAGACTATGTCTATCAAAAATCTCTAAAAACTATGGAAAGTTTGATGAGTCAAATACCTCAGCAGGCAACGGTGGTGAGAGAAGATGGTGCAACTGTCGTTTGTGCTCTGGATGAGATTCAAAAAGGAGAGACGATTCTCGTGAAAAAGGGGGAGAAAATTAGTCTTGACGGATGCGCCAAGGAAGCCATGTTAGTCGATGAAAGTCTGTTGACAGGTGAAAGTATCCCTGTTTCTAAGGAAATTGGAGATGAGGTTTTTGCGGGGACTTTAAATCTAGGTGAGGCAAGTATCTATGAGGTGACAAAGACCAGTGATGAGAGTGTTTTTTCTCGTATCTTAGACTTAGTACAGGAAGCCACTGAAACAAGAAGCAAGCGCGACCAAGTGATTCACCATATGCAAAAGGCTTATGTGATTGCTGTTCTGATAACGGTTGTGGTGTTTGTGAGTTGTCTCATGCTATTTCAGCAGTTGAGCTTTTCCCAAGCCTTTTACAGAGGAATGATTTTGCTCACGGTAGCAAGTCCCTGTGCCTTGATTGCTTCGATTACGCCAGCGATGCTGAGTTCTATGAGCTTTGGGGCAAAGAATGGTATTCTCATCAAAAATGGAGACAGCTTAGATAAGATGCGTCAGCTGACGGTACTATGCTCAGATAAGACTGGAACGCTGACCAAGGGAGAGTTTCAGGTTTATGCATGTCATTTAGATGAGCCTGAATTGCTGCCGATGATTTGCTATATGGAACGTCAATCCTCGCATCCATTGGCAAAAGCCTTATTGGCTCATTTTAAGGAAGGTGATCAAGCTTATCAAGGCTTCTTTGAGACTGTGGAGGAAATCGCAGGACAAGGCTTGCGCATGGAGGAGATATATGTGGGCAATCAAGCCTTGGTTAAGGAATTTACGGATCAATATGGCTATTTGAAAAGAGAGAGTCAAGGAACACTTTTATTTATTGCCCATCATCAAGCCATTGTCGGCTATATAGAGCTGGTGGACACTGTTCGCCCAGATGCTAAAGGAATGGTGCAGGATTTTGCACAAGCAGGCGTCAAGGTGGTGATGTTGACAGGAGATCGAGAAAATGCAGCTGTTTTTGCAGCTCAACAGCTAGGGATTCAGCACTATCAGGCAGGCTGTATGCCAGAAGATAAGCTGACTTATTTGAATCAGGAGAAAGGAGAGCAAGCAGTGGTTGCGATGATTGGCGATGGGATTAACGATGCACCGATTTTGGCACATGCTGATTTGAGTATTGCTATGGGTGGTGGAGTTGATATTGCGATGGATGTGAGTGATGTCATTATCACCCACAATCATCTGGAAAAGATTTCACTCCTCTACCATCTCAGTAAGGAGTACGGCAAAATCACGCGCATGAATATCTTCTTTTCCATCGCTGTGATTGTGACCTTGATTATGTTGAATATCTTAGGGCTACTTGATCTGACGCAGGGTGTCTTTTTCCATGAAATCTCAACGATTTTAGTCATTGTAAACGGTCTTCGCTTGCTAACGTTTAAGAGATGA
- the tpiA gene encoding triose-phosphate isomerase, translating to MSRKPIIAGNWKMNKTAAEAREFVEAVKLNIPSNELVDTVIGSPALFIEGMKKGVRNSELKVAAQNCYFEDFGAFTGENSPATLAALEVDYVIIGHSERRDYFHETDEDINKKAHAIFKNGMTPIICCGESLETYEAGKAEEFVGAQVSAALKGLSAEQVSSLVLAYEPIWAIGTGKSATQDDAQKMCKAVRDVVAADFGQEVADKVRVQYGGSVKPENIAEYMACPDVDGALVGGASLEADSFLALLDFVK from the coding sequence ATGTCACGGAAACCAATTATCGCAGGAAACTGGAAAATGAACAAAACAGCAGCAGAAGCTCGTGAGTTTGTGGAAGCTGTTAAATTGAACATTCCTTCAAATGAACTTGTGGATACTGTTATCGGTTCACCAGCTTTGTTTATTGAAGGTATGAAAAAAGGTGTGCGCAATTCTGAATTGAAAGTTGCAGCACAAAACTGTTACTTTGAAGATTTTGGAGCATTTACAGGAGAAAATAGTCCTGCAACTCTTGCAGCGCTTGAAGTGGATTATGTTATCATCGGTCACTCAGAGCGTCGTGACTACTTCCATGAAACAGACGAAGACATTAACAAAAAAGCACATGCGATTTTCAAAAATGGTATGACACCAATCATCTGCTGTGGTGAGTCTCTTGAAACTTACGAAGCTGGTAAAGCAGAAGAATTTGTAGGTGCGCAAGTATCTGCCGCACTTAAAGGCTTGTCTGCTGAACAAGTTTCTTCATTGGTACTTGCTTACGAGCCAATCTGGGCAATCGGTACTGGTAAATCAGCGACTCAAGATGATGCACAAAAAATGTGTAAAGCAGTCCGTGATGTGGTTGCAGCAGACTTTGGTCAAGAAGTAGCGGATAAAGTTCGCGTTCAATACGGTGGTTCTGTAAAACCAGAAAATATCGCAGAATACATGGCTTGTCCAGATGTGGATGGAGCTCTTGTCGGTGGTGCATCACTTGAAGCAGATAGCTTCCTTGCACTTCTTGACTTTGTAAAATAA
- a CDS encoding DUF1934 domain-containing protein has translation MKIIIQNEIDLDGEMEVVEEVRDVEVVEKGDFLYLIYQNDEKECVVLKIRDTDCTMTRFSNPKSVMQFVDKEATVTQIATPVGIQILHVVTDTYQKEGNQVTIRYALQIPQTGQDLARYHLKIKWGSEKKIGIS, from the coding sequence ATGAAAATCATCATTCAAAATGAAATCGACCTTGATGGTGAAATGGAGGTCGTAGAGGAAGTCCGTGATGTGGAAGTCGTTGAAAAAGGGGACTTTCTCTATCTGATCTATCAAAATGATGAAAAAGAATGTGTGGTCTTAAAAATCCGTGATACCGATTGTACCATGACCCGCTTTTCAAATCCTAAATCCGTTATGCAGTTTGTGGATAAGGAGGCGACTGTGACTCAAATTGCAACTCCAGTTGGTATTCAAATTCTTCATGTGGTGACGGATACTTATCAAAAAGAGGGGAACCAAGTAACCATTCGCTATGCGCTTCAAATTCCTCAAACAGGGCAAGACTTAGCCCGTTACCATTTGAAGATTAAATGGGGGAGTGAGAAAAAAATCGGTATTTCGTAG
- a CDS encoding HD domain-containing protein has protein sequence MNEKVFRDPIHNYVHVDHPIIYELINSKEFQRLRRIKQLGTSGYTFHGGEHSRFSHCLGAYEIARRIVTIFEEKYPNEWDKHESLLTMTAALLHDVGHGAYSHTFERLFDTDHEEITRQIMTQEGTEIHQILAQVAPDFPDKVASVIHHTYPNKQVVQLISSQIDVDRMDYLLRDSYFTGANYGQFDLTRILRVIRPIKNGIAFQRNGMHAVEDYVLSRYQMYMQVYFHPASHAMEVLLQNLLKRAKVLYPQQKDFFLQSSPHLIPFFEKEMTLADYLALDDGVMNTYFQNWMASSDKILSDLAQRFINRKVLKSIVFSKDKEEHLQILRDLVSQVGFEADYYTAIHRNFDLPYDVYHPNSDKPRTQIEILQKDGELAELSSLSPLVKALAGTRHGDNRFYFPKEMLSQTGLFSETHEQFMSYIHNETFIYGEYHEHSISRR, from the coding sequence ATGAATGAAAAAGTATTTCGCGATCCAATCCACAATTATGTCCATGTGGATCATCCTATTATTTACGAACTCATCAATTCCAAGGAATTTCAACGCTTGCGGCGAATCAAACAGCTAGGAACTTCTGGCTACACCTTTCACGGGGGAGAACATAGCCGATTCTCCCATTGCTTAGGGGCTTACGAGATTGCGCGGCGAATTGTCACTATTTTTGAAGAAAAATATCCTAACGAATGGGATAAGCATGAAAGTCTGTTAACCATGACAGCAGCCCTTCTTCATGATGTGGGACACGGGGCTTATTCTCACACCTTTGAGCGATTGTTTGATACAGATCACGAAGAGATCACACGGCAAATCATGACACAAGAAGGCACAGAAATCCACCAGATTCTAGCCCAAGTCGCACCGGATTTTCCTGATAAGGTCGCAAGTGTCATCCATCATACCTATCCCAATAAGCAAGTTGTTCAGCTGATTTCTAGTCAAATTGATGTCGATCGGATGGACTATCTTCTTCGTGACTCCTACTTTACAGGAGCTAATTATGGTCAGTTTGACCTGACTCGGATTCTAAGAGTCATTCGACCGATCAAAAATGGAATTGCCTTTCAAAGAAATGGCATGCATGCGGTCGAAGACTATGTCCTCAGCCGCTATCAGATGTATATGCAGGTCTATTTTCACCCCGCAAGCCACGCTATGGAAGTTCTACTTCAAAATCTCCTCAAACGAGCCAAAGTACTCTATCCGCAGCAAAAAGACTTCTTCTTGCAGTCTTCACCTCATCTCATTCCTTTTTTTGAAAAAGAGATGACGCTTGCAGATTATCTCGCCTTAGATGATGGGGTGATGAATACCTATTTCCAAAACTGGATGGCAAGCAGTGATAAAATCCTCTCTGACCTCGCCCAGCGCTTTATCAATCGCAAGGTCTTAAAATCCATTGTTTTCTCAAAAGACAAGGAAGAACACCTGCAAATTCTACGTGATTTAGTCAGTCAAGTAGGCTTTGAAGCGGATTATTATACCGCTATTCATCGAAATTTTGACCTACCGTATGATGTTTATCATCCAAATAGTGACAAACCACGCACGCAAATTGAGATTTTACAAAAAGATGGAGAACTAGCCGAACTCTCAAGTCTCTCTCCTTTAGTCAAGGCCTTAGCAGGTACCAGACACGGAGACAATCGTTTTTATTTCCCTAAGGAAATGCTGAGCCAAACAGGACTCTTTAGCGAAACCCATGAACAATTCATGTCCTACATTCACAACGAAACTTTTATCTATGGAGAATATCATGAACATTCAATTAGTCGCCGTTGA
- the yidA gene encoding sugar-phosphatase has product MNIQLVAVDIDGTLLTSQKEITPEVFDAIQDAKAAGVKVVIATGRPIAGVKQLLSDLHLNEEGNFVVTFNGGLVQDTVTGQEFVKETMSYDDYLDIEVLSRKLGVHMHAITKDGIFTANRNIGKYTVYESSLVNMPIFYRTPEEMKDKEIVKMMYIDEPEILDAAIAQLPAELYERYNLVKSAPFYLEILPKATSKGAAIMHLAEKLGFTKEQVMAIGDEENDRSMLEAVGNPVVMENGNPEIKKIAKYITKSNDESGVAYAIRKWVLA; this is encoded by the coding sequence ATGAACATTCAATTAGTCGCCGTTGACATTGACGGCACCCTTTTAACCAGTCAAAAAGAAATCACACCCGAAGTCTTTGATGCCATACAAGATGCTAAAGCAGCAGGTGTCAAGGTCGTCATTGCCACGGGTCGTCCCATCGCAGGAGTCAAGCAACTCCTCTCTGATCTCCACTTAAATGAGGAAGGAAACTTTGTCGTAACCTTTAATGGTGGTCTTGTCCAAGATACCGTGACAGGTCAGGAATTTGTCAAAGAAACCATGAGCTATGATGACTATTTAGATATTGAGGTTCTCAGCCGTAAACTAGGTGTCCACATGCACGCCATCACCAAGGATGGGATTTTTACAGCTAATCGCAATATCGGAAAATACACCGTGTACGAGTCAAGCCTTGTCAATATGCCCATTTTCTACCGCACTCCTGAAGAAATGAAGGACAAAGAAATTGTCAAAATGATGTATATTGATGAGCCAGAAATCCTCGATGCTGCCATCGCTCAATTACCAGCCGAACTCTATGAACGCTACAATCTCGTCAAATCTGCTCCGTTTTACTTAGAAATCTTGCCAAAAGCAACCAGTAAAGGAGCTGCTATCATGCACTTAGCTGAAAAGCTAGGATTTACAAAAGAGCAAGTCATGGCTATCGGCGACGAGGAAAATGACCGTTCGATGCTAGAAGCCGTAGGAAATCCTGTCGTCATGGAAAATGGCAATCCAGAAATCAAGAAAATCGCCAAGTACATCACCAAGTCAAATGATGAATCAGGTGTTGCCTATGCTATTAGAAAGTGGGTGCTCGCATAA